A window of the Oncorhynchus kisutch isolate 150728-3 linkage group LG12, Okis_V2, whole genome shotgun sequence genome harbors these coding sequences:
- the LOC109888158 gene encoding C-type lectin domain family 4 member E-like, which translates to MLEMSEAIYAKPDMTKKVKFDRGEMEERIVDIYVSADTLRDHETSTKTEDVEHTSTNGPGDQHTEPNSTGKRPFLTVAVCLGLLCVLLLAGIIGQSVHCWNKFESCWYFVSSEKKTWSESRQDCVERGADLVIVNSREKQRFLFSLNKTFWIGLTDRETEGSWKWVDGTPLRTSYWIIGQPDNGRSVSTVPGEDCAFIRKGQDQPEKTWNDLNCAEKRIWICEMCNNNLL; encoded by the exons ATGCTGGAGATGTCTGAGGCCATCTATGCCAAGCCAGACATGACCAAGAAAGTCAAGTTTGACagaggtgagatggaggagaggattgtggacaTCTACGTCAGTGCAGACACCCTGAGAGACCACGAGACCAGCACCAAAACAGAAGATGTAGAACACACTTCAACTAATGGACCGGGAGACCagcacacag AGCCTAATAGCACAGGGAAGAGACCCTTCCTAACTGTTGCAGTGTGTCTGGGGCTGCTGTGTGTTCTCCTACTGGCTGGAATCATAGGCCAGTCTGTTCACT GCTGGAACAAGTTTGAATCCTGTTGGTACTTCGTCTCTTCTGAGAAAAAAACCTGGAGTGAGAGCAGACAGGACTgtgtggagagaggagcagacctggtgatcgtaaacagcagagagaaacag AGATTTCTCTTTAGCCTCAACAAGACATTCTGGATCggtctgactgacagagagactgaggggtCCTGGAAATGGGTTGATGGCACACCACTGAGAACAAG TTACTGGATAATCGGCCAGCCTGATAATGGACGAAGTGTTTCAACCGTTCCGGGGGAGGACTGTGCTTTCATAAGAAAAGGACAAGATCAGCCTGAAAAGACATGGAATGATTTAAATTGTGCAGAAAAACGTATCTGGATTTGTGAGATGTGTAACAATAACCTCCTGTAA